The Niastella koreensis GR20-10 genome includes a window with the following:
- a CDS encoding RagB/SusD family nutrient uptake outer membrane protein translates to MKKSIFYIAGACLMLMASCKKELKEKPYSFLTPDNYYTNATDAQTAVNGIFNVLQQQPSYQRTVWLIGELPADNLMPIPTTTSERLELSNFNWTPGNGEILNWWQTSYQAISRANDVILYVPAIKMDTTLRNHLVGNARFLRALCYFDLVRNFGDIPLLLRPILTASDTLLFPSRTAASEVYKAIINDLKFAETNCFAESKITKTYSTLKGMASSGAAATLLAKVYLQRGSTTFADAQDNQNALAELNKVIASKEYSLFPNYSDVFDNAKKNGTEHIFSIQFGPGNNGAGSNIILRMLYPSNLGGAGPFVADSNFFKTGYSADDIIRRKWNMADTVGTQRVWPPFIYKYRDPAYASGSNNSNVNWIVLRYADVLLMQSEALNNIDATDITKFNGVNAIRARAGLTVASQLNFTNTVSQNDFIDSLVKDRARELFVEGHRKYDLIRLKRYKQVMAASRGITVPDYRFLLPIPQTERDVNKNLSQNDGYPK, encoded by the coding sequence ATGAAAAAAAGTATTTTCTATATAGCGGGAGCCTGCCTTATGTTGATGGCTTCCTGTAAAAAAGAACTAAAAGAAAAACCTTACAGTTTTCTTACACCGGATAATTACTATACCAACGCTACCGATGCTCAGACAGCCGTCAATGGCATCTTCAACGTACTGCAGCAACAACCATCCTACCAACGCACGGTATGGCTTATTGGGGAATTACCAGCCGATAACCTGATGCCCATCCCCACCACAACCAGCGAGCGTCTTGAATTGAGTAATTTCAACTGGACACCGGGTAATGGGGAGATCCTCAACTGGTGGCAAACATCCTACCAGGCCATCAGCCGGGCCAATGATGTGATCCTGTATGTTCCGGCAATCAAGATGGATACTACTCTGCGCAATCATCTTGTAGGTAACGCCCGGTTTTTACGCGCCTTGTGTTATTTTGACCTGGTAAGGAATTTTGGCGATATACCATTACTGTTACGTCCTATTTTAACAGCATCCGACACCCTGCTGTTCCCCAGCAGAACGGCGGCGTCTGAAGTATACAAGGCAATTATCAATGACCTGAAATTTGCTGAAACCAATTGCTTTGCAGAAAGCAAGATCACCAAGACCTATTCAACCCTTAAAGGGATGGCAAGTTCAGGCGCTGCCGCTACCCTGTTAGCCAAGGTATACCTGCAAAGAGGCAGCACAACTTTCGCCGATGCGCAGGATAACCAGAATGCCCTGGCAGAACTGAACAAGGTGATCGCGTCCAAAGAGTATTCATTGTTCCCCAACTATTCCGATGTGTTTGACAATGCCAAGAAAAACGGCACGGAACATATCTTCTCTATTCAGTTTGGCCCTGGTAACAATGGTGCTGGTTCCAACATCATTTTGCGGATGCTCTATCCATCCAATTTAGGTGGCGCTGGTCCTTTTGTGGCAGATAGCAATTTCTTCAAGACCGGTTATTCCGCAGACGATATCATTCGCAGAAAATGGAATATGGCAGATACTGTAGGCACGCAAAGAGTATGGCCTCCGTTTATTTACAAATACCGCGATCCGGCCTACGCAAGTGGCAGTAACAACTCAAACGTAAACTGGATCGTACTTCGTTATGCCGATGTACTATTAATGCAGTCTGAAGCACTCAACAATATCGATGCAACCGACATCACTAAATTCAATGGGGTGAATGCAATAAGAGCAAGAGCAGGTTTAACAGTTGCCAGCCAATTGAACTTTACCAATACAGTATCACAGAATGATTTTATCGACAGCCTGGTGAAAGACAGAGCGCGTGAGCTGTTTGTAGAAGGACATCGCAAATACGACCTCATCCGGTTAAAACGGTACAAACAGGTAATGGCTGCCTCCAGGGGCATCACAGTGCCTGATTACCGGTTCCTGTTACCCATTCCGCAAACCGAACGGGATGTGAACAAGAACCTGAGTCAGAATGATGGCTATCCTAAGTAG
- a CDS encoding response regulator encodes MAHFNKVLLVDDDDATNFLASLAFKNLAIAGEIAVASDGLVACEWIQQNNCPDIIFLDIRMPRMDGFDFLDNFTRMNTCKQVKIVMLTSSLRAEDKKKAFTYNAVVEYIEKPLTETLIQKIANTYFND; translated from the coding sequence ATGGCACATTTTAATAAAGTTTTACTGGTAGATGATGATGATGCCACCAACTTTCTGGCAAGCCTGGCCTTTAAGAACCTGGCTATAGCCGGCGAAATAGCCGTGGCCAGTGATGGATTGGTTGCCTGTGAATGGATCCAACAAAACAATTGTCCGGATATTATTTTCCTCGATATCCGCATGCCGAGGATGGATGGCTTTGATTTTCTGGACAATTTTACCCGGATGAATACCTGCAAACAGGTAAAAATAGTAATGCTGACCTCTTCCCTGAGAGCAGAAGATAAGAAAAAAGCATTTACTTATAATGCCGTAGTGGAATACATTGAAAAGCCTTTGACGGAAACCCTCATTCAAAAGATAGCAAATACTTATTTTAATGATTGA
- a CDS encoding sensor histidine kinase, with protein sequence MIAFRNLSIRNKLIIIQTATAFIVVLVCCIFFVLNDIKTFKDEARRKMYSLARIVGENAASTVVFLDQDAATQILMKLNKEPDITQAVVLDKNGKLFARYAREQPGTEKDIMAADDGKLLVVRYKFYQEKEFMGTVVLYGELNELDKIIASYIKVTVFVLLTALITALLLSAFLQRSIVHRLLTLVSKTKEIASTGNYALRVKGAGNDEIGILSGGFNKMLEQIENMNRYLKENNEALKTYSLSLERTNKELEEFAYISSHDMKSPITSLIGMLTLIQQKEAIQPGKQHLFELAVNSARQMQKTINALNEIIAFRKTLKVEREKINLIEALEEVKLRIYDMITSSGAIILADFTKCRFIYYPAVHLKSIFQNLLTNAIKYKQNSHPPKIDITTYCEDKFVVLEVKDQGIGIDMNLYKDKLYGLFQRFHTHVEGSGIGLHMIYSIVESYGGRIYIESEVNKGTIFKIYLANGTF encoded by the coding sequence ATGATTGCTTTTAGAAATTTATCAATAAGAAACAAGCTGATCATTATTCAAACAGCTACCGCATTCATTGTAGTGCTGGTATGTTGTATTTTCTTTGTTTTAAATGATATTAAAACTTTTAAGGATGAAGCCAGGCGTAAAATGTATTCCCTGGCAAGGATTGTAGGCGAAAATGCAGCGTCTACCGTGGTTTTCCTGGACCAGGACGCCGCTACCCAAATACTGATGAAATTAAATAAGGAGCCTGATATTACCCAGGCTGTTGTGCTCGATAAAAACGGAAAACTATTTGCCAGGTATGCCAGGGAACAGCCGGGAACTGAAAAGGATATAATGGCTGCCGACGATGGAAAGCTGCTGGTGGTAAGGTATAAGTTTTACCAGGAAAAGGAATTTATGGGAACCGTAGTGCTATATGGCGAGTTAAATGAACTGGATAAAATTATTGCCAGTTATATAAAAGTGACGGTATTTGTTTTACTGACTGCCCTAATAACCGCCCTTCTTCTTTCAGCTTTTTTGCAGCGTTCCATCGTTCACCGCCTGCTAACGCTGGTTTCAAAAACAAAAGAGATTGCAAGTACAGGTAATTATGCGCTGCGTGTGAAGGGCGCCGGTAATGATGAAATAGGGATTTTATCGGGTGGGTTTAATAAAATGCTCGAGCAAATTGAAAACATGAACAGGTACCTTAAAGAAAACAATGAGGCCTTAAAAACCTACTCTTTAAGTCTTGAACGCACCAATAAAGAGCTGGAAGAGTTTGCCTATATTAGTTCACACGATATGAAATCACCTATTACCAGTTTAATTGGCATGTTAACCCTCATACAACAAAAAGAAGCCATACAACCCGGCAAACAACATCTTTTTGAGCTGGCTGTCAATTCTGCCCGGCAAATGCAGAAAACGATCAATGCGCTCAATGAAATTATAGCCTTCCGTAAAACATTGAAAGTGGAACGGGAAAAGATAAACCTGATAGAAGCATTGGAGGAAGTTAAATTGAGGATCTATGATATGATAACATCTTCCGGGGCAATTATACTGGCAGATTTCACTAAGTGCAGGTTTATATATTACCCGGCCGTTCATCTCAAAAGTATTTTTCAAAACCTGCTTACCAACGCCATTAAATATAAACAGAACAGCCATCCGCCGAAAATTGACATTACAACATACTGTGAAGATAAATTTGTTGTATTGGAAGTAAAGGACCAGGGTATAGGAATAGATATGAACCTTTATAAAGATAAATTATATGGACTGTTTCAGCGGTTTCATACACATGTTGAAGGTTCAGGAATAGGATTGCATATGATCTATTCAATAGTAGAGTCGTATGGTGGAAGAATTTATATCGAAAGCGAGGTGAACAAAGGAACAATATTTAAAATATACCTGGCTAATGGCACATTTTAA
- a CDS encoding YfiR family protein: MRNFRPITTILFFTVCSFSIWAQKDRASEYNLKAAFIYNFTRYIEWKAEAGENEFIIGIIGSSPIDDPLGEIVKTERVDNKKIAIKRFNKPADISFCHILFISQSAGVALDDILTKTSGKGMLVISEQNGYAELGTAINFVIINRKLKFEANVRAINSAGLTASSQLLKLAIIIK, from the coding sequence ATGAGAAACTTCCGGCCGATTACAACGATCCTGTTTTTTACTGTATGTTCTTTTTCCATTTGGGCGCAAAAAGACAGGGCAAGTGAGTACAACCTTAAAGCTGCGTTTATTTATAATTTTACCAGGTATATAGAATGGAAAGCGGAAGCTGGCGAAAATGAATTTATTATAGGTATTATTGGATCATCACCTATTGACGATCCGCTTGGTGAGATTGTAAAAACAGAGAGGGTCGATAATAAAAAAATAGCCATTAAGCGATTCAATAAACCTGCCGATATCAGCTTTTGCCATATACTTTTTATTTCCCAGAGCGCTGGTGTGGCGCTGGATGACATTTTAACGAAAACTTCCGGGAAAGGAATGCTTGTTATCAGCGAGCAGAATGGATATGCAGAATTGGGAACAGCTATCAATTTTGTTATCATTAACCGTAAGCTGAAGTTTGAGGCCAATGTAAGAGCCATAAATTCAGCTGGTTTAACCGCCAGCTCACAGTTATTGAAACTGGCTATTATTATAAAGTGA
- a CDS encoding TonB-dependent receptor plug domain-containing protein — protein MKRIIAFVLCMYAVSIQVNGQKKDSVSSLLHLSIENLMNIPIYSASKVAESTFDAPLSSSVVTKEEIKRSGCTSIMEALRLVPGVIVREQTNGNYDIHIRGLDNIPPNAGFLFFTSSTALVMIDNYPVYNYLHGGTFWETLPIDLNDVEKIEVVRGPSAALYGPNAVSGVINIITRKALKEGLYAVANALAGSYNSVSTNTSLGYNQGKISAVLSGNFQNRNRTQSTYYDEPAQQYVPLDSVTAVKRNPLGPANINERYPNPDLAMRKYGANGFVNYDPAENIRFSAAFGIQHSEVQKEFATDSYSAYLSTAKADTRYANIKGDINNWLVQLCYVDGTQFPLLGFDRWRWHYNTFDALVEYKIVPIKNLSVTPGLIYRQAIYDDSKYVNTAIKEGLWSGRAESVTNAFSLRADYKLFDQRLRLVGGARADKFNYPDRFYYSWQLAATYKINDRNLVRFVQSKAYRTPLIIDLFSNLDITGPLGGRTYLLEVRGNKNIKLLTSTLFEAGYRVQPTDNLGVDLELFTTKTRNFSYTIFESGTFNPTGPLAFQGLADLNNLTVYAKQWGGTLSVNFIAGDWQFKPFVTLQKTMLYDYSQYANSPDAPPLPSNNNDPATYNIYSGMGTKIKHRATPACYGGAYINWKAGDRLNINLSPWFYSDQTQLESSNLTYNDGERGVEHIKGKVMLNAAVRYAITKKITLSLSGRNCFNNREREFYRADAPALMVFGGASFEF, from the coding sequence ATGAAAAGAATTATTGCCTTTGTATTATGTATGTATGCTGTTTCCATTCAGGTAAATGGCCAGAAAAAGGATTCTGTATCATCTCTTTTACACCTGTCGATCGAAAACTTAATGAACATCCCGATCTATTCGGCCTCCAAAGTTGCTGAATCAACATTTGACGCGCCGCTTTCTTCTTCGGTGGTGACCAAAGAAGAGATAAAACGATCGGGCTGTACATCCATCATGGAGGCATTACGCCTGGTGCCCGGTGTAATTGTGCGGGAACAAACCAATGGCAATTATGATATTCACATCAGGGGGCTCGACAATATTCCGCCCAATGCAGGTTTTTTATTCTTTACCAGCTCTACTGCGCTGGTAATGATCGATAACTATCCGGTATATAATTATTTACATGGCGGCACCTTCTGGGAAACCCTGCCCATCGATCTCAATGATGTGGAGAAAATTGAAGTGGTCAGAGGGCCTTCTGCCGCTTTATATGGGCCCAATGCTGTTTCAGGAGTGATTAATATTATTACCCGCAAAGCATTGAAAGAAGGGTTGTATGCGGTTGCCAATGCATTGGCCGGTAGTTATAATTCGGTCAGTACAAACACTTCGCTGGGATACAACCAGGGCAAAATAAGCGCCGTATTATCAGGTAATTTTCAAAACAGGAACAGGACCCAAAGTACTTATTATGACGAACCTGCCCAGCAATATGTACCCCTCGATTCGGTTACTGCTGTAAAAAGAAATCCGCTGGGCCCCGCCAATATAAATGAAAGATACCCAAACCCGGACCTGGCCATGCGTAAGTATGGCGCTAACGGATTTGTCAATTACGATCCGGCAGAAAATATCCGTTTTTCGGCAGCATTTGGCATCCAGCATTCGGAGGTGCAGAAAGAATTTGCAACAGATAGCTATTCGGCTTATTTAAGTACTGCCAAAGCTGATACCCGGTACGCGAATATAAAAGGTGATATTAATAACTGGCTGGTTCAGCTGTGCTATGTGGACGGAACTCAATTTCCCTTGTTAGGGTTTGACAGGTGGAGATGGCATTATAATACATTCGATGCCCTTGTTGAATATAAAATCGTACCAATAAAAAATTTAAGTGTCACCCCTGGCCTTATTTACCGGCAGGCTATTTATGATGACAGTAAATATGTAAACACCGCTATAAAAGAAGGCCTATGGAGTGGGCGGGCCGAATCTGTAACCAATGCTTTTTCCCTGCGGGCCGATTATAAATTGTTTGATCAACGGCTTCGCCTGGTTGGCGGGGCCAGGGCTGATAAATTCAACTATCCCGACAGGTTCTATTATTCCTGGCAGCTGGCTGCCACTTATAAGATCAATGACCGCAACCTGGTGCGCTTTGTACAATCAAAGGCCTATAGGACCCCGCTTATCATTGATCTGTTTTCCAACCTCGATATCACAGGCCCCCTGGGTGGCAGGACCTATTTGCTTGAAGTTCGGGGAAACAAAAATATAAAACTGCTTACCTCCACCCTGTTTGAAGCAGGATACAGGGTGCAGCCCACAGATAACCTGGGAGTTGATCTGGAATTATTCACCACCAAAACACGTAATTTCTCCTACACTATTTTTGAAAGCGGAACATTTAACCCTACCGGGCCGCTCGCATTCCAGGGATTGGCTGATTTGAACAATTTGACGGTGTACGCCAAACAATGGGGTGGTACTTTGTCCGTTAATTTTATTGCCGGCGACTGGCAGTTCAAGCCATTTGTTACCCTGCAAAAGACCATGTTGTATGATTATTCTCAATATGCCAATTCACCGGATGCGCCACCCCTTCCATCCAATAACAATGATCCGGCCACGTACAATATTTATTCAGGCATGGGAACAAAAATAAAACACCGGGCTACTCCTGCCTGTTACGGAGGCGCTTACATTAACTGGAAAGCCGGTGACCGGTTAAATATCAATCTCAGTCCATGGTTTTATAGCGACCAAACCCAGTTGGAAAGCAGTAACCTCACTTATAATGATGGTGAGCGGGGTGTTGAACATATTAAAGGGAAAGTAATGTTGAATGCAGCGGTGAGGTATGCGATTACTAAAAAGATCACCCTCTCCCTGAGTGGAAGAAACTGTTTTAACAACAGGGAACGAGAGTTTTACCGGGCCGATGCGCCGGCATTGATGGTGTTTGGGGGCGCCAGTTTTGAATTTTGA
- a CDS encoding response regulator has product MNKRPVEFLPINKILLVDDDATANYLSKELLESLQAANEFETAENCLRALELIRQSDCADVIFLDIKMPGIDGFDFLERLKKLSLEKKIKVVMLTSSVRPEDKLRAFSYKAVIEYLEKPLTSEKVQMIATTYLN; this is encoded by the coding sequence ATGAATAAGCGTCCTGTTGAATTCCTGCCGATTAATAAAATATTATTGGTAGATGACGATGCCACCGCTAATTATCTTTCAAAAGAATTGCTCGAAAGCCTGCAGGCAGCCAACGAATTTGAGACTGCTGAAAACTGTTTAAGGGCATTGGAGTTGATCAGGCAATCGGACTGTGCCGACGTTATTTTCCTGGATATTAAAATGCCGGGAATAGATGGCTTTGATTTTTTAGAAAGATTAAAAAAGCTATCGCTCGAAAAAAAGATTAAGGTCGTTATGCTTACCAGTTCGGTACGGCCCGAAGATAAATTGAGGGCCTTTTCCTACAAGGCGGTGATCGAATACCTGGAAAAGCCATTGACTTCCGAAAAGGTGCAAATGATAGCAACGACCTACCTTAATTAG